The window GCCGGTTCGCGACGATCTGGAGCCGGGCCGTCTTCCCGGTGACCTCGACGTCGTCGACCCGGCCGGAGTTCGAGGAGCAACTGCTGCCGCTGGCCCGGCGGTTGAGTGAGGCGCTCAGGGCCAGGACCTTCGACGCGGACGCGGGCAAGGCGGTCGGCGCCTCTCTCGTCGCCGCGCACTGCACCGACCCCGAGGCGCTGAGCCGCTCGCTGGACTGCGTGGACGCCTACCTCGTGCTGTACTGCGGCACCGACGGCGACCAGGAGGACCAGCGGGCACGCTCGTCACGGCTCCAGCACGCCATGGCCGCCGGCTTCGCCCAGGCGCTGCGCGAGCGGACGCTGGCCGAGCAGGAGGCGATCTCCGCGGCCGCCCTCAAGGCGCAGGGCGTGGTCGCGCAGGCGCTGCACGCCACCGAGGCCCGCTTCCGCGCGGTGTTCGAGGGTGCCGCCATAGGAATCGGTATCGCGGACCTGCAGGGCAACATCCTCCAGGTCAACGGCGCCCTGCTGCGCATGTTCGGGGTCTCCGAGCAGGCGTTGCGCAGCCGCAACGTCATGGAGTGGACCCACCCCGAGGACGCGCCGCAGACCTGGAAGCTCTACGACGAACTCGTCCGCGGCGAGCGCGAGCACTACCACGTCGAAAAGGCCTTCTACCGCCCTGACGGAACGGTCCTGTGGACCAACCTCACGGTCTCCCTGCTGCGCGACCCCGATGGCAACCCGCAGTACCAGCTGGCCCTGATGGAGGACACCACCGAGCGGCGCCTGCTCAACCTGCGGCTGCGCTACGAGGCCACGCACGACGCGCTGACCGGCCTGCCCAACCGCACCTTCTTCTTCGAGCGCCTGGAGAAGGCACTGGGCGCCGGGGAAGGCCAGCGGTTCGGCCTGTGCTACCTCGACCTGGACGGCTTCAAGACCGTCAACGACAGCCTCGGCCACGCGGCCGGCGACCGGCTGCTCGTCGAGGTCGCCGACCGCCTGCAGTCCTGTGCCACGGCGCCCGGCGAGATGGTCGCGCGGCTCGGCGGCGACGAGTTCGTGGCGCTGACCACCGGCTCCGACACCGAGCGCGAGGTCGACGACCTGGCCGCCCGGATCATGAACGCGCTGATCGCCCCGATCAGCGTCGACGGCCGGGAGCTGACCGTGCGCGGCAGCATCGGCATCGTCGAGGGCCCGGCCGGGGAGCGCAGTCCGGCGGAGGTCCTGCGCAGCGCGGACATCACCATGTACCGGGCCAAGTCGGCGGGCGGCAACCGCTTCGAGCTGGCCGACCCGGAGGCCGACGCCCGCGCCATCACCCGGCACGGGTTGACCACGGCGCTGCCGACGGCCCTGGACCGGGGCGAGTTCTTCATCGAGTACCAGCCGCTGGTCCACCTCGGCGACGGCAGCGTGCGCGGCGCCGAGGCCCTGGTGCGCTGGCTGCACCCGCAGCACGGCATCCTCGGCCCGGACCGGTTCATCCCGCTCGCCGAGCACACGGGGCTGATCGTTCCGCTCGGCCGCTGGGTCCTGGAGCAGTCGGTGCGCCAGGCGCGCGAGTGGCGAGCACGCTACGACGATGCGGGCCCGCTCCGTATCAACGTCAATCTCTCGCCGTGCCAGCTCACCCATCCCGGACTGGTCCAGGACACGGTGGACATCCTGGAGCGCGCGGGCGTGGCACCGGACGCCCTCTGCCTGGAAGTCACGGAGTCGGCCCTCATCGGCGCCGACGACGACCTGCTGAAGCCGCTGCGCCGACTGGCCGAGATGGGCGTCGACATCGCCCTGGACGAC of the Streptomyces sp. T12 genome contains:
- a CDS encoding bifunctional diguanylate cyclase/phosphodiesterase encodes the protein MSAGSDGPEDRLRRFATIWSRAVFPVTSTSSTRPEFEEQLLPLARRLSEALRARTFDADAGKAVGASLVAAHCTDPEALSRSLDCVDAYLVLYCGTDGDQEDQRARSSRLQHAMAAGFAQALRERTLAEQEAISAAALKAQGVVAQALHATEARFRAVFEGAAIGIGIADLQGNILQVNGALLRMFGVSEQALRSRNVMEWTHPEDAPQTWKLYDELVRGEREHYHVEKAFYRPDGTVLWTNLTVSLLRDPDGNPQYQLALMEDTTERRLLNLRLRYEATHDALTGLPNRTFFFERLEKALGAGEGQRFGLCYLDLDGFKTVNDSLGHAAGDRLLVEVADRLQSCATAPGEMVARLGGDEFVALTTGSDTEREVDDLAARIMNALIAPISVDGRELTVRGSIGIVEGPAGERSPAEVLRSADITMYRAKSAGGNRFELADPEADARAITRHGLTTALPTALDRGEFFIEYQPLVHLGDGSVRGAEALVRWLHPQHGILGPDRFIPLAEHTGLIVPLGRWVLEQSVRQAREWRARYDDAGPLRINVNLSPCQLTHPGLVQDTVDILERAGVAPDALCLEVTESALIGADDDLLKPLRRLAEMGVDIALDDFGTGYSNLANLRRLPVSILKLDRSFTQSMQQFPADPVDLKIVEGIVSLAHSLNLAVTVEGVETGAQAEQLRILGCDTAQGWYYARPGPPERLHELALVDATG